The following proteins come from a genomic window of Streptomyces sp. NBC_00539:
- a CDS encoding putative glycoside hydrolase, translating to MPPTRISRSLPSLRLRRPARRGALIATTGALALAGAGVGAWTFLAPAPALQGLSDGAVLDGRKAAQVGAYLAADEAGGRDGLRATLDGTAVPVKAEGTRLRLVLPHLTEGRHTLVVAGDSSLPFASYRKVVGFSVDATAPELKVADPEVKNVAAPVTITGHASTDAEVTVNGKKVPVDKTGAFKITVPKGTPAVKVSAVDRAGNTTTKDVSARGRRPMIRAAHITAIGWGDNTLRTNILALVRSGKLNALELDVKDEDGEVGYASQVPLARQIGAAKGYYDARKAIAEIHAAGAQVIGRIVAFRDPKLASASWKAGKSDQLVLTPGGQPYDGGHYGALSFTNFANPTVRKYNRDLAVEAARLGFDDILYDYVRRPDGPLSHMRFPGIGTATPEQSITSFVADTRTALRPHAKYLGVSVFGIAATRPTEIAQDIGALVKVTDYIAPMVYPSHWGPGEYGVAQPDTAPYAIVQRSLADFARQAKGTQTEIIPWLQDFSMGSTYGPAEVAEQIKAAADNKMNSFILWNAGARYQGAALQQIAAH from the coding sequence ATGCCCCCCACACGCATATCCCGGTCCCTTCCCTCCCTCCGCCTCCGCCGTCCGGCCCGTCGGGGCGCCCTGATAGCGACGACCGGTGCGCTCGCGCTGGCCGGAGCGGGCGTCGGAGCCTGGACGTTCCTCGCACCGGCTCCGGCCCTCCAAGGCCTGAGCGACGGCGCCGTCCTCGACGGGCGCAAGGCCGCGCAGGTCGGCGCCTACCTCGCCGCGGATGAGGCCGGCGGCAGGGACGGGCTGCGCGCCACCCTCGACGGCACGGCAGTCCCCGTCAAAGCCGAGGGCACCCGCCTCAGGCTCGTCCTCCCCCACCTCACCGAGGGCCGGCACACCCTGGTGGTGGCGGGCGACAGCAGCCTTCCCTTCGCCTCGTACCGCAAGGTCGTGGGGTTCAGCGTGGACGCCACCGCTCCCGAGCTCAAGGTGGCCGACCCCGAGGTCAAGAACGTCGCCGCGCCGGTCACCATCACGGGCCACGCCTCGACCGACGCCGAGGTGACGGTCAACGGCAAGAAGGTCCCCGTCGACAAGACGGGGGCGTTCAAGATCACGGTGCCGAAGGGCACACCCGCAGTGAAGGTCAGCGCGGTGGACCGTGCCGGAAACACGACCACCAAGGACGTGTCCGCCCGGGGGCGCCGCCCCATGATCCGCGCCGCCCACATCACCGCCATCGGCTGGGGCGACAACACGCTGCGCACCAACATCCTCGCCCTCGTCCGCAGCGGCAAACTCAATGCCCTGGAGCTGGACGTCAAGGACGAGGACGGTGAAGTCGGGTACGCGTCCCAGGTACCGCTGGCCCGTCAGATCGGCGCGGCCAAGGGCTACTACGACGCCCGCAAGGCGATCGCCGAGATCCACGCCGCCGGCGCCCAGGTCATCGGCCGCATCGTGGCCTTCCGCGACCCGAAGCTCGCCTCGGCCTCCTGGAAGGCGGGCAAGAGCGACCAGCTCGTGCTGACCCCGGGCGGACAGCCCTACGACGGCGGCCACTACGGGGCCCTGTCCTTCACCAACTTCGCCAACCCCACGGTCCGCAAGTACAACCGGGACCTCGCCGTCGAAGCGGCTCGGCTCGGCTTCGACGACATCCTCTACGACTACGTGCGCCGCCCGGACGGCCCGCTCTCGCACATGCGCTTCCCGGGAATCGGGACCGCCACGCCCGAGCAGTCCATCACCTCGTTCGTCGCCGACACGCGGACCGCGCTGCGCCCGCACGCCAAGTACCTCGGTGTCTCGGTCTTCGGCATCGCGGCCACCCGGCCCACCGAGATCGCCCAGGACATCGGGGCCCTGGTCAAGGTCACCGACTACATCGCGCCGATGGTCTACCCGTCCCACTGGGGGCCGGGAGAGTACGGCGTCGCGCAGCCCGACACCGCCCCGTACGCGATCGTGCAGCGTTCGCTCGCCGACTTCGCCCGGCAGGCGAAGGGCACCCAGACCGAGATCATCCCGTGGCTCCAGGACTTCTCGATGGGCAGCACGTACGGACCGGCCGAGGTGGCCGAGCAGATCAAGGCCGCGGCCGACAACAAGATGAACTCCTTCATCCTGTGGAACGCCGGTGCCCGCTACCAGGGCGCGGCGCTGCAGCAGATCGCCGCGCACTGA
- a CDS encoding M48 family metallopeptidase, protein MHGVTLALAVAGLLLIVLGWETGIEPVEGVVLLVVAAVLRPRPGRLPHGGPVLHRADAPRLFALIDEVAAVTGTVGVDAVVVTGDVNAAVTIYGRRRRRVLVLGLGLWEILGPRERIALLGHELGHFANGDLRHGPVLHGALRSLWLWVHALAPSRAHTVWDSLFNVVTYLPRCAAYGLLLLLDRLTLRAAQRAEYQADLDAARAGSTAGAVGLMDRLLVAPSVQDQLRREAVAARMTGGKAGRAAQEAAERELWERIAAHASTIPGHEHDRLLRIAARRGHSVDSTHPPTHLRRQCLALGAPRPALVDHDEERAAAVAAELDRHRATVARQVIRDHTG, encoded by the coding sequence GTGCACGGCGTCACCCTGGCGCTGGCCGTGGCCGGGCTGCTGTTGATCGTGCTCGGCTGGGAGACCGGGATCGAGCCGGTCGAGGGCGTCGTCCTGCTGGTGGTGGCCGCCGTCCTTCGGCCGCGGCCGGGCCGGCTGCCGCACGGCGGGCCCGTGCTCCACCGGGCCGACGCACCCCGGCTGTTCGCGCTCATCGACGAGGTCGCCGCCGTCACCGGCACCGTCGGCGTAGACGCCGTGGTCGTGACCGGCGACGTCAACGCGGCAGTGACGATCTACGGACGGCGCCGGCGCCGCGTGCTGGTCCTGGGTCTCGGCCTGTGGGAGATCCTCGGGCCGCGCGAACGCATCGCGCTCCTGGGCCACGAACTCGGACACTTCGCCAACGGCGACTTGCGGCACGGGCCGGTCCTCCACGGGGCACTGCGTTCGCTGTGGCTGTGGGTGCACGCGCTGGCCCCGAGCCGGGCGCACACGGTGTGGGACTCGCTGTTCAACGTCGTGACGTACCTGCCGCGCTGCGCGGCGTACGGCCTGCTGCTCCTCCTCGACCGTCTGACGCTGCGTGCCGCGCAGCGCGCCGAGTACCAGGCCGACCTCGACGCGGCGCGGGCCGGTTCGACCGCCGGAGCCGTGGGACTCATGGACCGACTGCTCGTCGCGCCCTCGGTGCAGGACCAGCTCCGCCGCGAGGCGGTGGCCGCGCGGATGACGGGCGGCAAGGCCGGGCGGGCCGCGCAGGAGGCCGCCGAGCGGGAACTGTGGGAGCGGATCGCGGCGCACGCCTCGACCATCCCCGGCCACGAGCACGACCGGCTGCTCCGGATCGCCGCGCGGCGCGGGCACAGCGTGGACAGTACCCACCCGCCGACGCACCTGCGACGCCAGTGCCTGGCGCTGGGGGCGCCCCGGCCGGCCCTGGTCGACCACGACGAGGAGCGCGCCGCCGCCGTGGCGGCCGAACTCGACCGGCACCGGGCGACGGTGGCACGCCAGGTGATCCGCGACCACACGGGCTGA
- a CDS encoding polysaccharide deacetylase family protein, with translation MKGTPMRHPLLPLAALAGAALLVCGCSEGPSPAAGERRAAASPAAVTPVAAKAPAEVGANELGRVPVLMYHQLTEKPASVYDRTPADFRSELERLAREKYVPVTARDFQTGRIDIPAGTHPVVLTFDDSTNSQVRLNPDGTPARDTAVAILTETARKYPSFKPAATFFVNADAFSATGSNKALTWLKEHGYEVANHTDRHENLRSLDETGARRAITAGQQAIEKAAPGTRVTSLALPFGAMPQPAEVASRGTGYRYDGVYLVGANPSFSPFAKAFTPGAIPRIRSAGPKDEDAEFGSSRWLDKLAAGKDLYVSDGDPNSVAFPSAARNELSPAFAKLARPY, from the coding sequence ATGAAGGGCACCCCCATGCGCCATCCACTCCTCCCGCTCGCCGCCCTGGCGGGCGCCGCCCTGCTCGTCTGCGGATGCTCCGAGGGGCCGTCACCGGCCGCCGGGGAACGCCGTGCGGCCGCCTCACCGGCGGCCGTCACTCCCGTCGCCGCGAAGGCCCCCGCGGAGGTCGGCGCCAACGAACTCGGCCGGGTGCCGGTGCTCATGTACCACCAGCTCACCGAGAAGCCGGCCAGCGTCTACGACCGCACCCCCGCCGATTTCCGGTCGGAGCTGGAGCGCCTCGCGCGGGAGAAGTACGTACCGGTGACCGCCAGGGACTTCCAGACCGGCCGCATCGACATCCCGGCCGGCACGCACCCGGTGGTCCTCACGTTCGACGACTCCACCAACAGCCAGGTACGCCTGAACCCGGACGGCACCCCGGCGCGGGACACCGCCGTCGCCATCTTGACGGAGACGGCGAGGAAGTACCCCTCCTTCAAGCCGGCGGCGACCTTCTTCGTCAACGCGGACGCCTTCTCGGCGACGGGTTCCAACAAGGCCCTGACCTGGTTGAAGGAGCACGGGTACGAGGTCGCGAACCACACCGACCGCCACGAGAACCTACGCTCCCTCGACGAGACGGGCGCCCGGCGGGCGATCACCGCCGGACAGCAGGCGATCGAGAAGGCGGCGCCCGGAACGCGGGTCACCTCGCTCGCCCTGCCCTTCGGTGCCATGCCCCAGCCGGCCGAGGTCGCTTCGCGGGGAACGGGCTACCGCTACGACGGGGTGTACCTCGTGGGCGCCAACCCCTCGTTCTCGCCGTTCGCCAAGGCGTTCACCCCCGGCGCGATTCCCCGGATCCGCTCGGCGGGGCCCAAGGACGAGGACGCGGAGTTCGGGTCGTCGCGCTGGCTGGACAAGCTCGCCGCCGGGAAGGACCTGTACGTCTCGGACGGGGACCCGAACAGCGTCGCCTTCCCGAGCGCCGCACGGAACGAGCTGTCACCGGCCTTCGCGAAGCTGGCCCGGCCGTACTGA
- a CDS encoding TetR/AcrR family transcriptional regulator → MTSTSDPAQQHGSGPTPPGSPAWWQARYAERARRRPREGGLTLARITAAALEIVDRDGTDALTMRHLGDHLQVRHTSLYRHVASREELLIETVDHVLGEIRLPALDGDWRTTVEHGAREFRRVLARHPAIVPLLTAGQLLGPNALRAREHALGRLLAQGWRARTAVHVYLTVTHFVIGAAALDAGGAARTPDQRAAMTDLFTSLPPHTHPVVHGNAELLNSLDSDEEFEFGLRTLIHGLSLLYAEEART, encoded by the coding sequence ATGACCTCCACCTCCGACCCGGCGCAGCAGCACGGCAGCGGGCCCACACCCCCCGGATCCCCCGCCTGGTGGCAAGCGCGGTACGCGGAGCGCGCGCGGCGCAGGCCGCGCGAAGGAGGGCTGACCCTGGCCCGCATCACCGCCGCCGCCCTGGAGATCGTCGACCGCGACGGAACGGACGCCCTCACCATGCGCCACCTCGGCGACCACCTCCAGGTCCGTCACACCTCCCTGTACCGCCACGTCGCCAGCAGGGAGGAGTTGCTGATCGAGACCGTCGACCACGTCCTGGGTGAGATCCGGCTGCCCGCCCTGGACGGCGACTGGCGCACCACGGTGGAGCACGGCGCCCGCGAGTTCCGTCGCGTCCTGGCCCGGCACCCCGCGATCGTGCCGCTGCTCACCGCCGGCCAGTTGCTCGGCCCCAACGCCCTGCGCGCCCGTGAGCACGCCCTCGGCCGGCTCCTCGCCCAGGGCTGGCGAGCGCGGACCGCCGTCCACGTCTACCTCACCGTCACCCACTTCGTGATCGGCGCCGCGGCCCTCGACGCCGGCGGCGCGGCGCGCACGCCGGACCAGCGCGCCGCGATGACCGACCTCTTCACCTCCCTCCCGCCCCACACCCACCCGGTCGTCCACGGGAACGCCGAACTGCTCAACTCGCTCGACAGCGACGAGGAGTTCGAGTTCGGGCTGCGCACCCTGATCCACGGCCTGAGCCTGCTGTACGCCGAGGAGGCGCGCACATGA
- a CDS encoding serine/threonine-protein kinase, which yields MLELRGSGAEPLEAEDPRRIGAIVLAGRLGAGGMGRVYLGVQEGRYVAVKQLLSSVVGEDEDFVRRFGHELDNLSRLPAEATAPLIASDRTARPPWFATAYIPGLTLREALELHGGPLPAHALWLLLREAASGLASVHALDMVHRDIKPSNVMLTLDGLTLIDFGVARAAEQSQLTRTGMVVGTPAYMAPEQASGKKGLSGATDVFALGSVLAYAACGRPPFGDESGHGVLYRIVHEEPDLESLRELEPDLAEVVAACLDKDPEGRPTAAELLEQAASRGPFAAPLWPAAITERLSERAAFAADVQKIDVPTVPLAGASEPEPAKDPEPTPASGPERPERRRRTRVLLAVVPVIVVAGGTTLAIQHLPYTTSPQAEAKADPATSNPASASGPAASQPPPAAPAGGPSGQASPAPPPAQGNGQANGQGGAGGIQTGAAGGTAPGAGSGPVPGSGPGPGTGTGRQNGSGTPGGGSGTPGGSSGTTSPAAPQPAPASGTHRYRNGDNGRCITQVYGSSDSGDCSDPTARWTVKSRSDGSFKLVNQQTGGCLYSNGLGQAVFVGDCAQDTTRLWRTGPGGSLRSDYGGGCLDLAMSSGLVTSSCAGEASQRWTVQG from the coding sequence GTGTTGGAGCTGAGGGGGAGCGGGGCCGAGCCGCTGGAGGCGGAGGATCCGCGGCGGATAGGGGCGATCGTGCTGGCGGGACGGCTCGGAGCCGGCGGTATGGGGCGGGTGTACCTAGGGGTCCAGGAGGGCCGCTACGTCGCCGTCAAACAACTGCTGTCGTCGGTCGTCGGCGAGGACGAGGACTTCGTACGCCGGTTCGGGCACGAGCTCGACAACCTCTCCCGGCTGCCCGCCGAGGCCACCGCGCCGCTGATCGCCAGCGACCGCACCGCGCGGCCCCCGTGGTTCGCCACCGCCTACATCCCCGGCCTCACCCTGAGGGAGGCCCTCGAACTGCACGGCGGCCCCCTGCCCGCGCACGCCCTGTGGCTGCTGCTGCGGGAGGCGGCGTCCGGCCTGGCGTCGGTGCACGCGCTGGACATGGTGCACCGCGACATCAAGCCGTCCAACGTGATGCTGACCCTCGACGGCCTCACCCTCATCGACTTCGGCGTCGCCCGGGCCGCCGAACAGAGCCAGCTGACCAGGACGGGCATGGTCGTGGGCACGCCCGCCTACATGGCTCCCGAACAGGCCTCGGGCAAGAAGGGCTTGAGCGGCGCCACCGACGTGTTCGCACTCGGCTCGGTACTGGCCTACGCGGCGTGCGGCCGCCCTCCCTTCGGCGACGAGTCGGGGCACGGCGTGCTGTACCGCATCGTCCACGAAGAACCCGACCTGGAGTCATTGCGGGAACTGGAGCCGGACCTCGCCGAGGTGGTCGCGGCCTGTCTCGACAAGGACCCGGAGGGCCGCCCCACCGCCGCGGAACTCCTCGAACAGGCCGCGAGTCGCGGGCCGTTCGCAGCCCCGCTGTGGCCCGCCGCCATCACCGAGCGCCTGTCGGAGCGGGCCGCGTTCGCCGCGGACGTGCAGAAGATCGACGTACCGACGGTTCCGCTCGCGGGTGCCTCGGAGCCGGAACCGGCGAAGGACCCCGAACCGACCCCCGCGTCCGGGCCCGAGCGGCCCGAGCGGCGCCGCCGTACCCGCGTCCTCCTCGCCGTGGTCCCGGTCATCGTGGTGGCGGGCGGTACGACGCTCGCCATCCAGCACCTGCCGTACACCACCTCGCCCCAAGCCGAGGCGAAGGCGGATCCGGCCACCTCGAACCCGGCGTCGGCATCAGGGCCGGCCGCCTCGCAGCCGCCCCCGGCGGCGCCGGCCGGCGGTCCGTCGGGGCAGGCGTCACCAGCGCCGCCCCCCGCCCAGGGCAACGGGCAGGCCAACGGGCAGGGCGGGGCGGGCGGAATTCAGACCGGTGCAGCAGGGGGCACCGCCCCGGGCGCCGGCTCAGGCCCCGTACCCGGGTCCGGCCCCGGACCGGGCACCGGCACCGGCCGGCAGAACGGCTCGGGCACCCCGGGCGGCGGCTCCGGCACCCCGGGCGGCTCCAGCGGCACGACGTCCCCGGCAGCCCCGCAGCCCGCCCCGGCCTCCGGCACCCACCGCTACCGCAACGGCGACAACGGCCGGTGCATCACCCAGGTCTACGGTTCCTCGGACAGCGGCGACTGCTCCGACCCGACGGCCCGCTGGACCGTGAAGAGCAGGTCGGACGGCAGCTTCAAGCTCGTCAACCAGCAGACCGGCGGGTGCCTCTACTCGAACGGGCTCGGCCAGGCCGTCTTCGTGGGCGACTGCGCCCAGGACACCACCCGGCTGTGGCGCACCGGTCCCGGAGGCAGCCTCCGCAGCGACTACGGCGGCGGTTGCCTCGACCTGGCCATGAGCAGCGGCCTGGTGACGTCCTCCTGCGCCGGCGAGGCATCGCAGCGCTGGACGGTGCAGGGCTGA
- a CDS encoding DUF4142 domain-containing protein, translating to MSNRLVATATLIAAASVLWAPGVASAAEGDTAFVQRVHQDNVAAIAAGDDAQRHAATACVKDVGALLVRDHGALEADLRMRADDPDVDLASSPTAEQHRGLAAVQSAAGTSAYDARWLADQDAAHTRTLALIDKVLSSGGDPDVTAAARAARRVVAADLELVRGGTCHLGSEAGMAGAGSRGLASRRNGLNAVGAAGLTGGILATAVVTLWLARRRPTGFR from the coding sequence ATGTCGAACCGGCTCGTGGCCACGGCCACCCTCATAGCCGCCGCGAGTGTCCTGTGGGCGCCCGGCGTCGCCTCCGCAGCCGAAGGGGACACCGCCTTCGTGCAGAGGGTGCACCAGGACAACGTGGCGGCGATCGCCGCCGGAGACGACGCGCAGCGGCACGCGGCCACGGCGTGCGTGAAGGACGTCGGCGCCCTGCTGGTCCGCGACCACGGCGCACTCGAGGCGGACCTCAGGATGCGGGCGGACGATCCGGACGTCGACCTCGCGTCCTCCCCCACCGCCGAGCAGCACAGGGGCCTCGCCGCCGTGCAGTCCGCGGCCGGCACGTCCGCCTATGACGCCCGATGGCTCGCCGACCAGGACGCGGCGCACACCAGGACGCTGGCGCTGATCGACAAGGTCCTCTCCTCCGGCGGCGACCCTGACGTGACGGCCGCCGCCCGGGCGGCCCGTCGCGTCGTGGCGGCGGACCTGGAACTGGTGCGCGGGGGCACTTGCCACCTCGGCAGCGAGGCCGGCATGGCCGGCGCCGGCAGCCGCGGGCTCGCCTCCCGCCGCAACGGCCTCAACGCGGTCGGCGCAGCCGGCCTCACCGGCGGGATCCTGGCGACGGCCGTCGTCACCCTGTGGCTGGCGCGCCGCCGCCCCACCGGTTTCCGCTGA
- a CDS encoding polysaccharide deacetylase family protein: MSPPRRSGPGRSARTVLLPVLAAGLLAVATTAASPATLTAVTGAGHAPHVPPAGPQPVERLYGAPLRTVPTTGKVVALTFNAAWGTDGLDTVLKVLRQQRAPATFFVTGHFAERHPQGVRAIAAAGHGIGNHSHTHAPFGALTVAERAEEITLAQAAIRRAGNGTPSGAFEPLPFFRFPYGDAPAPHVAEVNALGYADIEWTTDTNGYKGTTGQMTVQKAVARALGALTPGEIIQMHVGSLDGQGEVLDARALPQIIDAVRTRGYRITDLRGLLTEPGRRRP; the protein is encoded by the coding sequence ATGAGCCCTCCTCGACGTTCCGGCCCGGGCCGGAGTGCCCGTACGGTGCTCCTGCCCGTCCTGGCTGCGGGTCTCCTCGCGGTCGCGACGACCGCTGCCTCCCCCGCCACCCTCACCGCCGTCACCGGCGCCGGACACGCGCCTCACGTTCCGCCGGCCGGTCCGCAGCCGGTGGAGCGGCTGTACGGGGCGCCGCTCCGTACGGTTCCCACCACCGGGAAGGTGGTCGCCCTGACGTTCAACGCCGCCTGGGGCACGGACGGTCTGGACACGGTGTTGAAGGTACTGCGGCAGCAGAGGGCTCCAGCCACCTTCTTCGTGACCGGCCACTTCGCCGAGCGGCATCCGCAGGGGGTACGGGCGATCGCGGCGGCGGGTCACGGAATCGGCAACCACTCCCACACCCATGCGCCCTTCGGCGCACTCACCGTCGCCGAACGGGCCGAGGAGATCACCCTGGCCCAGGCGGCGATCCGGCGGGCGGGAAACGGAACCCCGAGCGGCGCCTTCGAACCCCTGCCCTTCTTCCGCTTTCCCTACGGGGACGCACCCGCGCCGCACGTCGCCGAGGTCAATGCCCTGGGGTACGCCGACATCGAGTGGACCACCGACACCAACGGCTACAAGGGAACCACAGGCCAGATGACCGTACAGAAGGCCGTCGCGCGAGCACTTGGGGCCCTGACACCCGGCGAGATCATCCAGATGCACGTCGGCTCCCTCGACGGGCAGGGCGAGGTCCTGGACGCCCGGGCCCTGCCGCAGATCATCGACGCCGTCCGCACACGCGGCTACCGGATCACCGACCTGCGCGGCCTCCTGACGGAGCCCGGCCGGCGCCGGCCGTAG
- a CDS encoding alpha/beta fold hydrolase: MTTERILPPLHQWTAGGATVRVEGHEVFVRQDGPADGAPVTLIHGFPTSSHDWAAVVPALAAAGLRVTTLDLLGFGESDKPRHHSYSLLEQASLVEAVWRHHGIGRTALVAHDYGVSVGQELLARDPSRITHMAWLNGGLYADLHRPVLMQRLLHGPLGPLLAPLTTRGRFASALRGVLGRPLPAADLDDMWSAVARADGHRLAPRLLRYIDERRMHAERWTRALEDHPGPTLFVWGPADPISGAHVLDRVRARVPAAAVVELTGPPPVGHYPQVEDPTAVAAALTSFLTP, encoded by the coding sequence ATGACGACAGAGCGGATACTGCCCCCGCTGCACCAGTGGACCGCCGGCGGGGCGACCGTACGGGTCGAGGGGCACGAGGTGTTCGTCCGGCAGGACGGGCCGGCCGACGGCGCCCCCGTCACCCTGATCCACGGCTTCCCCACGTCCTCCCACGACTGGGCGGCGGTGGTGCCCGCCCTGGCCGCGGCGGGCCTGCGCGTCACGACCCTGGACCTCCTCGGATTCGGGGAGAGCGACAAGCCGCGCCACCACTCGTACTCCCTCCTCGAACAGGCCTCACTGGTCGAGGCCGTCTGGCGGCACCACGGGATCGGGCGCACCGCCCTGGTGGCGCACGACTACGGAGTGAGCGTCGGTCAGGAACTGCTGGCCCGTGATCCGTCCCGCATCACGCACATGGCGTGGCTGAACGGCGGGCTCTACGCCGATCTCCACCGCCCGGTGCTGATGCAGCGGCTGCTGCACGGGCCGCTGGGACCGCTGCTCGCGCCCCTGACGACCCGGGGGCGGTTCGCCTCCGCCCTGCGCGGGGTGCTGGGGCGGCCACTGCCCGCGGCCGACCTGGACGACATGTGGTCGGCGGTCGCACGCGCCGACGGACACCGCCTGGCCCCCCGCCTGCTGCGCTACATCGACGAACGCCGTATGCACGCCGAGCGCTGGACGCGGGCCCTGGAGGACCACCCCGGCCCCACCCTCTTCGTCTGGGGCCCGGCCGACCCGATCAGCGGCGCCCACGTACTGGACCGCGTCCGCGCGCGCGTCCCCGCGGCCGCCGTGGTCGAACTCACCGGGCCGCCCCCGGTGGGCCACTACCCCCAGGTCGAGGATCCCACCGCGGTGGCCGCCGCCCTCACCTCGTTCCTGACGCCGTAG
- a CDS encoding VOC family protein, producing the protein MAVRRVVPNIKSASAEESRGFYGLLGFEEVMNHGWIMTLASPSRPAAQVSFMAHDKTAPVVPDLSVEVDDVDAVYAVVRDSGAEIVHPLQDEEWGVRRFFVRDPDGRVVNVLSHR; encoded by the coding sequence ATGGCCGTTCGCCGTGTCGTGCCCAACATCAAGTCGGCGTCCGCGGAGGAAAGCCGGGGGTTCTACGGCCTGCTCGGCTTCGAAGAGGTGATGAACCACGGCTGGATCATGACGCTCGCTTCCCCGTCCCGTCCGGCGGCACAAGTCAGCTTCATGGCGCACGACAAGACCGCGCCGGTCGTCCCCGATCTGAGTGTCGAAGTGGACGACGTGGACGCGGTCTATGCCGTCGTCAGGGACAGCGGCGCGGAGATCGTTCACCCCCTGCAGGACGAGGAGTGGGGCGTGCGGCGCTTCTTCGTCCGCGACCCCGACGGTCGGGTGGTCAACGTCCTGAGCCATCGCTGA
- a CDS encoding class II aldolase/adducin family protein, with translation MDTKGTDTKGTDTNGTDINGTGTRGSAFVPRQEGLELRLPPVHDGPDAEREHRKQRLAGACRVFGRLGFSEGVAGHITVRDPEYTDMFWVNPLGMSFRHVRVRDLILVDHEGRVRHGRHPVNRAGFVIHSAIHAARPDVVAACHAHAVHGKAFSSLGRLLAPITQDACALYEQHTLHSDGAGAVVVEEEAGRRLAAGLGPHKAVIHQNHGIFTVGESVDEAAWWFLSMERSAQAQLLAEAAGTPHLISPEAARATRDQTGFPLAGWFSFQPLWDEIVRTDPDLFE, from the coding sequence ATGGACACCAAGGGCACGGACACCAAGGGCACGGACACCAACGGCACGGACATCAACGGCACGGGCACCCGCGGCAGTGCCTTCGTCCCGCGGCAAGAGGGCCTGGAGCTCCGGCTGCCCCCGGTGCACGACGGCCCCGACGCCGAGCGCGAGCACCGCAAACAGCGACTCGCCGGCGCCTGCCGCGTCTTCGGGCGGCTCGGGTTCTCCGAGGGGGTCGCCGGCCACATCACCGTGCGCGACCCCGAGTACACCGACATGTTCTGGGTCAACCCCTTAGGCATGTCCTTCCGGCACGTCCGGGTCCGCGACCTGATCCTCGTCGACCACGAGGGCCGCGTCCGCCACGGCAGGCACCCGGTGAACCGGGCCGGATTCGTCATCCACTCCGCCATCCACGCCGCCCGCCCCGACGTCGTCGCGGCCTGCCACGCCCACGCCGTCCACGGCAAGGCCTTCTCCAGCCTGGGCCGGCTCCTCGCCCCGATCACCCAGGACGCCTGCGCCCTGTACGAACAGCACACCCTGCACAGCGACGGCGCCGGAGCCGTCGTCGTGGAGGAGGAAGCCGGCCGGCGGCTGGCCGCCGGCCTGGGCCCGCACAAGGCGGTCATCCACCAGAACCACGGCATCTTCACCGTCGGCGAGTCGGTCGACGAGGCGGCCTGGTGGTTCCTCTCCATGGAACGCAGCGCCCAGGCCCAGCTGCTGGCCGAGGCCGCCGGTACGCCGCACCTCATCAGCCCCGAAGCCGCCCGGGCCACCCGTGACCAGACCGGCTTCCCCCTCGCGGGGTGGTTCTCCTTCCAGCCCCTGTGGGATGAGATCGTGCGGACGGACCCCGACCTCTTCGAGTAG